In Nonomuraea sp. NBC_00507, the following are encoded in one genomic region:
- a CDS encoding serine/threonine-protein kinase produces the protein MYGEGQWGVPGYTGVRELGSGAAGRVVLATRDYDGVEVAIKYLSDELRSDMGFVARFRHEARLLATLQSTHHARLIDYVESGQGAAIIMELINGVSLRELLRSEGPTGAEAALTVLKGSLQGLASAHAIGVVHRDFKPENVMVQGDGTSKLVDFGIAVKAGEETSAAGTPPYMAPEQWSGAPAGPATDVYAATVVFFECLTGGRPYRATNMAALARQHQSAPAPIEEVPPSLRGLVERGLAKDPAERPPSAEAFLTELEAVAAEGYGPDWEERGRRRLAALAGLLVLLFPSPLADPAETQTSLAETRFRDPTRVLRKLPAKLAIGALAAGVLIGAVVIIATSSADEPVLQAQTTTTTPSPATPYTGEPAETVEASATPEETTPEEGTPEPTATTSDSPPPVPTTSAAPTTTATPTPTPTPTKTKKPAKTKKPASTPSESAEPEASGTMSVPDDTRPPASPTPTPTPTPTRTQPSTSASASASTSASTSTPPDTEDPGDQVPTEEPRIDAVGMAQSALIAFGLMTSGAVPVTLAVRRRMAGRHRRKR, from the coding sequence ATGTACGGCGAGGGGCAATGGGGGGTCCCCGGCTACACCGGGGTTCGCGAACTGGGCTCAGGAGCCGCCGGTCGTGTCGTGCTGGCCACACGCGACTACGACGGCGTGGAAGTGGCCATCAAATATCTCAGCGACGAGCTGAGATCCGACATGGGCTTCGTCGCCCGTTTCCGGCACGAGGCCAGGCTGCTGGCCACGCTGCAGAGCACGCACCACGCCCGCTTGATCGACTACGTCGAGTCCGGCCAGGGCGCGGCGATCATCATGGAGCTGATCAACGGCGTCTCGCTCCGCGAGCTCCTCAGGTCCGAGGGACCGACCGGGGCCGAGGCCGCGCTGACCGTGCTCAAGGGCTCGCTCCAGGGCCTGGCCTCCGCGCACGCCATCGGCGTCGTGCACCGCGACTTCAAGCCCGAGAACGTCATGGTGCAGGGCGACGGCACCAGCAAGCTCGTGGACTTCGGCATCGCCGTCAAGGCGGGCGAGGAGACGAGCGCGGCGGGCACGCCCCCGTACATGGCGCCCGAGCAGTGGTCGGGCGCTCCCGCCGGGCCCGCGACCGACGTGTACGCGGCCACCGTGGTGTTCTTCGAGTGCCTGACCGGCGGCCGTCCCTACCGGGCGACCAACATGGCCGCGCTGGCCCGCCAGCACCAGAGCGCGCCGGCCCCGATCGAGGAGGTGCCCCCGTCGCTACGCGGCCTGGTCGAGCGCGGCCTGGCCAAGGACCCCGCGGAGCGCCCGCCGTCGGCGGAGGCGTTCCTGACCGAGCTGGAGGCCGTGGCGGCCGAGGGGTACGGCCCCGACTGGGAGGAGCGCGGGCGTCGCCGCCTGGCGGCTCTCGCCGGTCTGCTGGTCCTGCTCTTCCCGAGCCCGCTCGCGGACCCTGCGGAGACGCAGACGTCGCTCGCCGAGACCCGGTTCCGCGACCCGACCCGTGTGCTGCGCAAGCTCCCCGCGAAACTCGCCATCGGCGCGCTCGCGGCCGGCGTGCTGATCGGCGCCGTCGTGATCATCGCGACGTCCTCCGCCGACGAGCCCGTGCTCCAGGCGCAGACCACCACGACGACGCCGAGCCCGGCGACGCCGTACACGGGCGAGCCGGCCGAGACGGTCGAGGCGTCGGCCACGCCGGAGGAGACCACGCCAGAAGAAGGCACGCCGGAGCCGACGGCCACGACCAGCGACAGCCCGCCGCCGGTGCCGACGACGAGCGCCGCCCCGACCACGACGGCCACGCCCACGCCCACGCCCACGCCCACCAAGACCAAGAAGCCCGCCAAGACCAAGAAGCCGGCCTCCACCCCGAGCGAGAGCGCCGAGCCCGAGGCGAGCGGCACGATGAGCGTGCCGGACGACACCCGTCCGCCGGCTTCCCCGACGCCGACCCCGACTCCCACGCCCACCCGGACCCAGCCGTCGACGTCCGCATCGGCCTCCGCGTCGACCTCGGCATCGACCTCGACACCGCCAGACACGGAGGATCCGGGAGACCAGGTGCCGACCGAGGAGCCCAGGATCGACGCTGTCGGCATGGCGCAGTCTGCGCTCATCGCGTTCGGCCTGATGACGTCCGGCGCGGTTCCGGTCACACTTGCGGTGCGACGCCGTATGGCGGGCCGCCACAGAAGAAAGCGCTAG
- a CDS encoding protein kinase domain-containing protein produces MEWSAPGYTEIRQLGAGASGRVVLAVHDETGVKVAIKYLSANLLRDPAALARFQSEARLLTTLRDPNIATMWEYIQDAGGAAIVMELVNGVSLRALLREHGATEPEAALVVLKGSLLGLARAHTLGLVHRDYKPENVIVRDDGISKLVDFGIAVRQGAVAHPEGTPPYMAPELWSGAPAGPATDVYAATAVFFECLTGHRPYRSTEPSVLGYQHIHAPVPFHDAPEPVRGLIRRGLAKDPGQRPESALAFVAELEAAALAAYGEDWEERGKRRLAALVALLALLLPTPPPAATPEVSTSLARTVFRGLRSNARSVARVAIGGALAAAVAVAVVVVVANRERPPAGPIGAAAAVPPTEITPEPASAPPTTPEATPEETPESTPEPGPENTSEAVLPEESPAASPPASTRPATTPTRTRTPTPTPTPTSTSTPTSTPAVTPTVTPTVTPTPTVITPSPVTSVLAIGIGDLTVNDDGVATTTVTVRASGTAAVTATATWAASGTEGRTERVRLIGSTTYTRTLTWSMGERPCGKTVTLTVSTSPAAPGGERTASVSVPPCPTRVTGLRVSLVLPAAPARAAQARIRVTASGTGEIPVQAEFAVNGDPVGTRTASLSGKTSYTRTLTHTFRSRPCGATLSVKVIAGGRTETARTSVACPPEVRRVSIVRAGPGDGLSATVQVLTSNTQPVRLTMSFSAGELGNTKSDTLSGETSYTRTFTLPVKQLPCGTKWSVTASTDPAAGNGSDTAGGVTPECPSEEEPTKEPTKEPRPETSDTPDKID; encoded by the coding sequence ATGGAGTGGAGTGCTCCCGGGTACACGGAGATCAGACAATTAGGCGCGGGCGCCAGCGGGCGGGTCGTGCTGGCCGTACACGACGAGACCGGCGTCAAGGTCGCGATCAAATACCTCTCGGCGAACCTGCTGCGTGATCCGGCCGCGCTGGCCAGGTTCCAATCCGAGGCGCGGCTGCTGACCACGCTCAGGGACCCCAACATCGCCACGATGTGGGAGTACATTCAGGACGCCGGCGGCGCGGCCATCGTGATGGAGCTGGTCAACGGCGTCTCGCTGCGCGCGTTGTTGCGCGAGCACGGCGCGACCGAGCCGGAGGCGGCGCTGGTCGTGCTGAAGGGCTCGCTGCTGGGCCTGGCCAGGGCGCACACGCTCGGCCTCGTGCACCGGGACTACAAGCCCGAGAACGTGATCGTCAGGGACGACGGGATCAGCAAGCTCGTCGACTTCGGCATCGCCGTGCGGCAGGGCGCGGTCGCGCATCCGGAGGGCACGCCACCGTACATGGCGCCCGAGCTGTGGTCGGGCGCGCCCGCCGGGCCCGCGACGGATGTGTACGCGGCCACCGCGGTCTTCTTCGAATGCCTGACCGGGCACCGGCCATACCGCTCGACCGAGCCCAGCGTGCTCGGCTACCAGCACATCCATGCCCCGGTGCCGTTCCACGACGCGCCCGAGCCGGTACGCGGGCTGATCAGGCGCGGCCTGGCCAAGGATCCGGGGCAGCGGCCGGAGAGCGCGCTGGCGTTCGTGGCCGAGCTGGAAGCGGCGGCCCTGGCGGCGTATGGCGAGGACTGGGAGGAGCGGGGCAAGCGGCGGCTGGCCGCGCTGGTGGCCCTGCTCGCCCTGCTGCTGCCGACACCGCCGCCGGCGGCCACGCCGGAGGTGTCCACGTCGCTGGCCAGGACGGTCTTCCGCGGGCTGCGCTCGAATGCGCGCTCCGTCGCGCGGGTGGCGATCGGCGGCGCGCTGGCCGCCGCCGTGGCGGTGGCGGTGGTGGTCGTGGTGGCCAACAGGGAGCGGCCGCCCGCGGGGCCGATCGGCGCGGCGGCGGCCGTACCGCCGACCGAGATCACCCCGGAGCCCGCTTCCGCCCCGCCGACGACACCTGAGGCGACGCCCGAGGAAACGCCGGAGAGCACGCCCGAGCCCGGCCCGGAGAACACGTCCGAGGCGGTCCTGCCCGAGGAGAGCCCCGCCGCGTCCCCACCGGCGTCAACCAGACCCGCGACCACGCCCACACGGACTCGGACACCCACCCCGACCCCGACCCCGACATCCACCTCCACACCCACCTCGACCCCCGCAGTGACGCCGACGGTGACGCCCACCGTCACCCCAACGCCTACGGTGATCACGCCGTCGCCGGTCACGTCGGTGCTCGCGATCGGCATCGGCGACCTCACCGTCAACGACGACGGGGTCGCCACCACCACGGTCACGGTGCGCGCCAGCGGCACCGCCGCCGTCACCGCCACCGCGACCTGGGCGGCCTCCGGCACGGAGGGCCGCACCGAGCGCGTGCGCCTGATCGGCTCCACCACCTACACCCGGACGCTCACCTGGTCCATGGGGGAACGCCCGTGCGGCAAGACGGTCACGCTGACCGTCTCCACCTCACCCGCGGCGCCCGGCGGCGAGAGGACCGCCTCGGTGTCCGTGCCGCCCTGCCCGACGCGGGTGACCGGGCTGCGGGTGAGCCTCGTGCTGCCTGCCGCGCCCGCCCGCGCCGCCCAGGCCAGGATCAGGGTGACGGCGAGCGGCACCGGCGAGATCCCGGTCCAGGCCGAGTTCGCGGTGAACGGCGACCCGGTCGGCACCCGCACGGCGAGCCTGTCCGGCAAGACCTCCTACACCCGGACCCTCACCCACACCTTCAGATCCCGCCCCTGCGGCGCGACGCTGTCGGTGAAGGTGATCGCGGGCGGCCGGACGGAAACCGCGCGGACCTCGGTCGCCTGCCCGCCGGAGGTGCGGCGGGTCTCGATCGTGCGGGCGGGCCCCGGCGACGGTCTCTCGGCGACCGTCCAGGTGCTCACGTCGAACACCCAGCCGGTACGGCTCACCATGTCGTTCTCGGCCGGCGAGCTCGGCAACACGAAATCGGACACGCTGTCCGGCGAGACGTCCTACACCCGGACCTTCACTCTCCCGGTCAAACAGCTTCCCTGCGGCACAAAGTGGTCGGTGACCGCCTCCACGGACCCGGCCGCGGGCAACGGCAGCGACACGGCCGGCGGGGTCACGCCCGAGTGCCCGTCCGAGGAAGAGCCCACGAAGGAGCCCACCAAGGAGCCGCGCCCCGAGACATCCGACACTCCCGACAAGATCGACTAA
- a CDS encoding pyridoxamine 5'-phosphate oxidase family protein — MLSTTPRTTLGRSKERGSADRNDLYEVLDTGLICHLGVVVDGHPMVVPTGYGRVGETLYLHGSTGARSLRAAGDGEVCVTVTHLDGIVLARSIFHHSVNYRSAVIYGRARLVTDPDERLTGLRALTEQLAPGQWDYARPPSRKELAATAVLALSLEEASVKIRRGAPIDEEEDYTLPVWAGVLPLVTGWGAPQPDPLLPEGIDTPVHILHRE; from the coding sequence ATGCTCTCCACCACTCCTCGCACCACGCTCGGCCGCTCGAAGGAACGCGGCAGCGCCGACAGGAACGATCTCTACGAGGTGCTCGACACCGGCCTGATCTGCCACCTGGGCGTCGTCGTCGACGGTCACCCGATGGTCGTGCCCACCGGCTACGGCCGGGTCGGCGAAACGCTCTATCTGCACGGCTCCACGGGCGCGAGGTCCCTGCGCGCGGCCGGTGACGGCGAGGTGTGCGTCACGGTCACGCATCTGGACGGCATCGTGCTGGCCCGCTCGATCTTCCACCACTCCGTCAACTACCGCTCGGCGGTCATCTACGGCCGGGCCAGGCTGGTGACCGACCCGGACGAGCGGCTGACGGGGCTGCGGGCGCTGACCGAGCAGCTCGCTCCCGGCCAGTGGGACTACGCCAGGCCGCCGTCGCGCAAGGAGCTGGCCGCCACGGCCGTGCTGGCGTTGTCCCTGGAGGAGGCGTCGGTCAAGATCCGGCGCGGCGCGCCGATCGACGAGGAGGAGGACTACACCCTTCCGGTATGGGCCGGCGTGCTGCCCCTGGTGACCGGGTGGGGCGCGCCTCAGCCAGATCCGCTGCTCCCAGAAGGTATCGATACTCCTGTTCACATCCTCCATCGGGAGTAG
- the pdxR gene encoding MocR-like pyridoxine biosynthesis transcription factor PdxR has protein sequence MRTSVDLPVSLSRDSAEPLTAQLADWLRRAMLDGALAPGERLPSTRALAAQLEVSRTVVTEAYQQLYAEGWLDGRHGSGTFVADMEAPTPPHETTYVPAPPTPPATWIDLTAGEPWVRDYDRAAWKRAWRKAADLPPRAAPDPHGLPRLRELLADHLRRARGMAVGPENILVTRGTGNGLDLCALALLGGGARAGVEDPGYHVARTVFAARGAEIVPCPVDEDGVIVDGLPDDLRVLYTTPAHQYPLGGRLPIPRRERLLAWARSTGATIIEDDYDAEFRYDVAPLPALYGLDPSRVVLLGTLSKTLTPDVGVGWLVGDPELVARIAHLRRAVADRTSGPVQQAVSTLLERGDLDRHLRRMRLEYARRRAAVVELLGPVCRLRGDTAGLHVLAELPAAVVPALVERARERGVLLDSTGRHHHGRERLHGLVIGYGSASLADVRRGCRILADLIKNAPR, from the coding sequence GTGCGTACGTCTGTTGACCTGCCCGTTTCTCTGTCGCGTGACAGCGCCGAGCCGCTCACCGCGCAGCTGGCCGACTGGCTGCGCCGCGCCATGCTGGACGGCGCGCTCGCGCCGGGCGAGCGGCTGCCGTCCACCCGGGCCCTCGCGGCCCAGCTGGAGGTGAGCAGGACCGTGGTCACGGAGGCCTACCAGCAGCTGTACGCGGAGGGGTGGCTGGACGGGCGGCACGGCTCGGGGACGTTCGTGGCCGACATGGAGGCGCCCACGCCGCCCCATGAGACGACGTACGTGCCCGCGCCGCCCACGCCTCCGGCTACCTGGATCGACCTCACGGCCGGCGAGCCCTGGGTGCGCGACTACGACCGGGCGGCATGGAAGCGGGCCTGGCGCAAGGCCGCCGACCTGCCGCCCCGCGCCGCGCCCGACCCGCACGGCCTGCCGCGTCTCAGAGAGCTGCTCGCCGACCACCTGCGACGGGCCAGAGGCATGGCCGTCGGCCCGGAGAACATCCTGGTCACCAGGGGCACCGGCAACGGCCTCGACCTGTGCGCGCTCGCCCTGCTCGGCGGGGGCGCCCGCGCCGGCGTGGAGGATCCGGGCTACCACGTGGCGCGGACCGTGTTCGCGGCCCGGGGGGCCGAGATCGTGCCGTGCCCGGTGGATGAGGACGGCGTGATCGTGGACGGGCTGCCCGACGATCTGCGCGTGCTCTACACGACGCCGGCCCACCAATACCCCCTGGGCGGGCGGCTGCCGATCCCGCGCAGGGAACGGCTGCTGGCCTGGGCCAGGAGCACGGGCGCGACGATCATCGAGGACGACTACGACGCCGAGTTCCGCTACGACGTCGCCCCGCTGCCCGCGCTCTACGGCCTCGACCCGTCCCGGGTGGTGCTCCTCGGCACGCTCTCCAAGACCCTGACGCCCGACGTCGGCGTCGGCTGGCTGGTTGGCGACCCCGAGCTCGTCGCCAGGATCGCCCACCTGCGCCGCGCCGTGGCCGACCGCACCAGCGGACCCGTCCAGCAGGCGGTGTCGACCCTGCTGGAGCGCGGCGACCTGGACCGGCACCTGCGGCGCATGCGGCTGGAATACGCCCGCCGCCGCGCCGCGGTCGTCGAGCTCCTCGGACCCGTCTGCCGGCTGCGCGGCGACACCGCCGGGCTGCACGTGCTGGCGGAGCTGCCCGCGGCCGTGGTTCCCGCCTTGGTCGAGCGGGCCAGGGAACGCGGCGTCCTGCTCGACTCGACCGGCCGGCACCACCACGGGCGGGAGCGGCTGCACGGCCTGGTGATCGGCTACGGCTCCGCGTCGCTCGCCGACGTCCGCCGCGGTTGCCGCATCCTGGCCGACCTGATCAAGAACGCCCCCCGCTGA
- a CDS encoding DegT/DnrJ/EryC1/StrS family aminotransferase, whose amino-acid sequence MKHIAERTGRHCLPLPSNRLGLYLALRHWCTPGQRLLMSPISADEILFLVLAAGLRPVIAPLSPRDGNIDADRVDLAAVDAVLTTNLYGLPDRAEAFAGKILIEDVAHAMETSVGGRPLGTLGEAGVFSLSKHPGAGSGGVLAVAREPDLRALERARDQLLVTGSWKADLIGVATSMARQAALKLDLVRPALTLMRALGMQEEREGYRIPLDPDGLDAALKETPSLPPFDPWVRADLHDYRARRGAAARWYQSRRLAKVPADRGRRLAGVARLAELPTVAPAVRDNLDQPLFRVPLLVRDRDAAIAELERHGVATGYLYDPPYDDYAPAFTEPSPDPLPARWWARHVLPVDPVYAGRSLPVLRRLEPAPPLPAGGVSGGRS is encoded by the coding sequence GTGAAACACATCGCAGAGCGCACGGGCCGTCACTGCCTGCCGCTGCCGTCCAACCGTCTCGGCCTCTACCTGGCGCTGCGCCACTGGTGCACGCCCGGCCAGCGGCTGCTCATGTCACCCATCTCCGCCGACGAGATCCTCTTCCTGGTGCTCGCGGCCGGCCTGCGCCCGGTGATCGCGCCGCTGTCGCCACGTGACGGCAACATCGACGCCGACCGGGTCGATCTCGCCGCGGTGGACGCGGTGCTGACGACCAATCTCTACGGGCTGCCCGACCGCGCCGAGGCCTTCGCCGGGAAGATCCTGATCGAGGACGTGGCGCACGCCATGGAGACGAGCGTCGGCGGGCGTCCGCTGGGGACGCTCGGCGAGGCGGGGGTCTTCAGCCTCTCCAAGCATCCGGGAGCGGGCTCGGGCGGCGTGCTGGCGGTGGCGCGGGAGCCGGACCTGCGGGCCCTCGAACGCGCCCGCGACCAGCTGCTCGTCACGGGCTCGTGGAAAGCGGACCTGATCGGCGTGGCCACCTCCATGGCCCGCCAGGCGGCGCTCAAGCTCGACCTCGTACGCCCCGCGCTCACGCTGATGCGCGCGCTCGGCATGCAGGAGGAACGCGAGGGCTACCGTATCCCGCTCGACCCCGACGGGCTCGATGCGGCGCTCAAGGAGACCCCTTCGCTGCCGCCCTTCGACCCCTGGGTACGCGCCGACCTGCACGACTACCGCGCCCGCCGGGGCGCGGCGGCCCGCTGGTACCAGTCCCGGCGCCTGGCCAAGGTCCCCGCCGACCGCGGGCGGCGGCTGGCGGGCGTCGCCCGGCTGGCCGAGCTGCCCACCGTGGCGCCGGCCGTGCGGGACAACCTGGACCAGCCGCTGTTCCGGGTCCCGCTGCTGGTGCGCGACAGGGACGCGGCCATCGCGGAGCTGGAGCGGCACGGGGTCGCCACGGGCTACCTGTACGACCCCCCATACGACGACTACGCCCCGGCCTTCACCGAGCCGTCGCCGGACCCGCTCCCGGCCCGCTGGTGGGCACGGCATGTGCTCCCCGTGGACCCGGTCTACGCCGGCCGCTCCCTGCCCGTCCTGCGCCGCCTGGAGCCCGCGCCACCGCTTCCTGCCGGCGGGGTCAGCGGGGGGCGTTCTTGA
- a CDS encoding GNAT family N-acetyltransferase has translation MRVTLALPRELGPTEVSRWRALQESNPAFDNPFLSPEFTITVGELRDLVQVAILYDGSEIMGFFPFERHPLGIGKPVAAGLTDAQGLIHAKDFEIDARRLIKECGLAVYEFDHLVSGQPLLGARHERHPSPIIDLRDGYERYTMALREHSGKTYKTTLAKSRKLQRDFGTLRHDFATTDLAPLRTLLGWKTDQYRRTGRTDRFAHRWIVELVERLLATRSDTFAGVLDMVYVDDQPVAGHFGVRTRTTLAGWFPAYDTRFAKYSPGLIHHLAMAEQAAAAGIEVIDMGRGQKEYKDKLKTGELEVAEGRVARASAAAGFHWMMRVPARKTRATVMASPLLLKTADKALKTYGRFRTVIHR, from the coding sequence ATGCGCGTCACCCTTGCCCTCCCCCGTGAGCTGGGACCGACCGAAGTGAGTCGATGGCGGGCTCTGCAGGAGTCCAACCCCGCTTTCGACAATCCGTTCCTGTCCCCCGAGTTCACGATCACGGTGGGTGAGCTGCGAGATCTCGTCCAGGTCGCCATCCTGTACGACGGTTCCGAAATCATGGGATTCTTCCCCTTCGAACGGCATCCGCTGGGCATCGGCAAACCGGTCGCCGCGGGGCTGACCGACGCCCAGGGCCTGATCCACGCCAAGGACTTCGAGATTGACGCGCGCCGGCTGATCAAGGAGTGCGGGCTCGCGGTTTACGAGTTCGACCACCTGGTGTCCGGGCAGCCGCTGCTGGGCGCCCGGCACGAGCGTCACCCGTCACCGATCATCGACCTGCGCGACGGGTACGAGCGTTACACCATGGCGCTGAGGGAGCATTCCGGCAAGACGTACAAGACCACCCTGGCCAAGTCGCGCAAACTCCAGCGCGACTTCGGAACGTTGCGCCACGACTTCGCGACCACCGACCTGGCACCACTGCGCACACTGCTCGGCTGGAAGACCGACCAATACCGGCGCACCGGACGCACCGACAGGTTCGCGCACCGGTGGATCGTCGAGCTGGTCGAGCGGCTGCTGGCGACCCGGTCGGACACCTTCGCCGGGGTGCTCGACATGGTCTACGTGGACGACCAGCCAGTGGCCGGGCATTTCGGGGTGCGCACGCGGACGACGCTCGCCGGCTGGTTCCCCGCCTACGACACCCGCTTCGCCAAATACTCCCCCGGCCTCATCCACCACCTCGCGATGGCCGAGCAGGCCGCCGCCGCCGGGATCGAAGTGATCGACATGGGCCGTGGCCAGAAGGAATACAAGGACAAGCTCAAGACCGGCGAGCTGGAGGTGGCCGAGGGCCGGGTGGCCAGGGCCAGCGCGGCGGCGGGCTTCCACTGGATGATGCGCGTGCCGGCGCGCAAGACCCGGGCCACCGTGATGGCCAGCCCGCTGCTACTCAAAACCGCGGACAAGGCGTTGAAAACCTACGGGCGTTTCCGTACCGTCATACATCGGTGA
- a CDS encoding phosphotransferase family protein — MTVPGIDRPRLVQWMGRNVPDAGEPLSVSLISGGRSNLTYLIEARERLVVLRRPPLGHVLPTAHDMRREWRVISALAPTPVPVPEPVAFCADEDVIGAPFYLMGHVDGTAVRTREELGDPEPSPERTRRLSERLAEVLAAIHAVDYREVGLGDFGRPDGYLARQLDRWCQQWERSKTADLPEYDRLVDRLRKRLPAGPAAGAAGSGTLVHGDYRLDNTLIRLGDLEIMAVVDWEMSTLGDPLADLGLTLTYWHDRGDEERARIPVAGDVTVAPGFMNGAEFAGHYAKASGRDISDLGFYVAFGNFKLAVIVEGIHARFRQGKTVGEGFDGIGSAVPTLISRAHRMLDQA, encoded by the coding sequence ATGACCGTACCTGGCATCGACCGGCCCCGCCTGGTCCAGTGGATGGGCCGGAACGTGCCCGACGCGGGCGAGCCCCTGTCCGTCTCCCTCATCTCCGGCGGCAGGTCGAACCTGACCTATCTGATCGAGGCCCGCGAGCGGCTGGTGGTGCTGCGTCGCCCGCCGCTCGGTCACGTGTTGCCCACCGCCCATGACATGCGGCGCGAGTGGCGCGTCATCTCCGCGCTCGCGCCGACGCCCGTGCCGGTGCCGGAGCCGGTCGCGTTCTGCGCCGACGAGGACGTGATCGGGGCGCCGTTCTATCTCATGGGGCACGTGGACGGCACCGCCGTACGGACCAGGGAGGAGCTCGGCGACCCGGAGCCGTCGCCCGAGCGGACGCGGCGGCTGTCGGAGCGGCTGGCCGAGGTGCTGGCCGCCATTCACGCCGTGGACTACCGCGAGGTCGGGCTGGGCGACTTCGGGCGGCCCGACGGCTACCTGGCCAGGCAGCTCGACCGGTGGTGCCAGCAGTGGGAGCGGTCGAAGACGGCCGACCTGCCGGAGTACGACCGGCTCGTGGACCGGCTGCGCAAGCGCCTGCCCGCCGGGCCGGCCGCGGGTGCCGCAGGCTCCGGCACGCTGGTGCACGGCGACTACCGGCTGGACAACACGCTGATCCGGCTCGGCGATCTGGAGATCATGGCCGTGGTGGACTGGGAGATGTCCACGCTCGGGGATCCGCTGGCCGATCTGGGGCTGACGCTGACGTACTGGCATGATCGCGGGGACGAGGAGCGGGCCAGGATCCCTGTGGCGGGGGACGTGACGGTCGCGCCCGGGTTCATGAACGGCGCCGAGTTCGCCGGCCATTACGCGAAGGCGTCCGGGCGGGATATTTCGGATCTCGGGTTTTATGTGGCCTTCGGTAACTTCAAGCTGGCGGTCATCGTGGAGGGTATCCACGCGCGGTTCCGGCAAGGTAAGACCGTGGGGGAGGGATTCGACGGGATCGGCTCCGCCGTGCCGACGCTGATCTCCCGCGCACACCGCATGCTCGACCAGGCCTGA
- a CDS encoding SDR family oxidoreductase: MSTVALITGAASGIGAATARRLSAGGVKCVLVDLDGEGVERLAKEVDGAWLAADVSREEASLEAVALAGQRYGRLDLVHLNAGISGKVDLAAFDAERYRQVMGVNVDGVVFGVRAAVPLLLRSGGGAIVVSSSLAGLVGYSGDPIYTMTKHAVVGLVRALAEPLAAQKIRISAVCPGFTDTPLVAESREMFVNAGFPLLTAEDVAAAVESAFYTDVPGTLLIVQPGRQPVPYRYAGVPGPAGGQRPPLGDGGS; this comes from the coding sequence ATGAGCACAGTTGCACTGATCACCGGAGCGGCGAGCGGCATCGGCGCCGCCACGGCGCGGCGACTGTCGGCGGGTGGCGTCAAATGCGTCCTCGTCGACCTCGACGGCGAGGGAGTCGAGCGGCTGGCCAAGGAAGTGGACGGCGCGTGGCTGGCCGCCGACGTCAGCCGAGAGGAGGCCTCGCTCGAGGCCGTGGCGCTGGCCGGGCAGCGATACGGGCGGCTGGACCTGGTGCACCTCAACGCCGGGATCTCCGGCAAAGTGGACCTGGCGGCGTTCGACGCCGAGCGCTACCGCCAGGTGATGGGCGTGAACGTGGACGGCGTGGTCTTCGGCGTACGCGCCGCCGTGCCGCTCCTGCTGCGTTCCGGCGGCGGCGCCATCGTGGTCAGCTCGTCGCTGGCCGGGCTCGTGGGCTACTCCGGCGACCCGATCTACACGATGACCAAGCACGCCGTGGTCGGACTGGTCAGGGCGCTGGCCGAGCCGCTGGCGGCGCAGAAGATCCGCATCAGCGCCGTCTGCCCGGGCTTCACGGACACGCCGCTGGTGGCCGAGTCGCGGGAGATGTTCGTCAACGCCGGGTTCCCGCTGCTCACCGCCGAGGACGTGGCCGCCGCCGTGGAGTCCGCCTTCTACACTGACGTTCCAGGCACGCTCCTGATCGTCCAGCCCGGCAGGCAGCCGGTCCCCTATCGCTATGCCGGGGTCCCCGGCCCGGCGGGCGGGCAGCGGCCGCCGCTGGGGGACGGCGGTAGCTGA